The nucleotide sequence CTGCAAACATGAACAAGAGCGGATAAATACGCTCACTATAGAATGTTCTTTTTGCTTTCATGTTTTCCCTCCTTCTGCCTTCTTTGGCTTTTTCTTTGCCTTCGCCCCTTTGAGCAGGGTATCAAGCAAGGGAGCAAACATGTTTGCAAGGAGGATGGCAAACGTGACCCCTTCAACCCAGTTTGCGAAGGTGCGAATCAAAACAGTGAGTATGCCAAAGACAGCCCCATATATCCATCTTCCTGCATCTGTTGTCTGGGAAGAAGAGACAGGGTCGGTAATCATGAAGAATGCAGCAAAGAGAAAGCTACCACCGAGAAGGGCTGTAAGGGGGTCAGCGACGCCTTTCATCCCGCTCTCTGTAGCTAGTTGGAGCCCACTGGTCCAAAATACACTCTGCAGTAGCAGGAATGAGCTAAGTGAAGCGACTACAATCTTCCAGTTGGCGGCCTTCTTGAAGATGATGTAGAGTCCTCCCACGAGTATGAGAATGGCACTGGTTTCCCCAAAGCTTCCACTGGTAAAACCAAGGAACAGTTCCAGCAATGAAGCATCCCCGGTTGCTAGAGGCGTAGCAGCAGAAACACTATCTGCTTGGCTTATCCAAGAGCCAAGTCCGGCAGGGAAGAATCCCTTTTGTGTTGCATTGCCGACAAACGCTGCTGTCATCGGAACCCCGAAACTGATATAGACGAATGCACGCGCTGTGATTGCTGGATTGAAAATATTTCTTCCAAAACCACCGAAGATCATCTTTCCGAAGATGATTCCAAATGCAATACCTACCGCAGCGATCCAAAGAGGGATGGTAGGCGGTAGTGAGAGTGCAAAGAGCGTGCACGAGACAAACAGAGACTCGGTAATCTTAAAGCCATAGCGGCGTGCCATGAGCCATTCGCATAACAGTCCCGTTGCCCCTACAACTACCAAGATAGCGATAAAACGCCAGCCGAAAAAATAAATTGCAGCAAGGCAGAGTGGCGCAAGCGCATAAAGTACGGTGCGCATTGCTTGTTGTTTTTGAATTTTCACGGTTCCTCCCCTATAATGAGCCCATTATAAGCCATAATGAGCAGAAAGTAAAAATTTTTACGCATCAGATTCCTAGGCATATCTTTCTTCGTGGCTAAAAATAGCAATTGCCAAGGAGAAAACTGCGTAGTAAGATGAGGTCACAAAATGATGCTCTATGCGATAATTGCAAGTGTTGCATGTGTGACCTATATCTATCTAGGGATCCTCATTTTGGTGTTCGGGAAAGACTCTTCTACCCAGAAAAGCTTTGCTGTACTCTGTGCCATGCTTGCTCTCTGGTCGTTTGGATGTGTAGGACGTAATATCGTTCAGACAGAACAATGGGCCTCTTTCTTCGACCGAATCTACTATACCGGTTCTGAGTTGTTCATCCTTGCCGGCATCATTTTCATTCTATACCTATCGGAACGTCAGCGAGTACTCCTCTACCGCCTACTTGTATTGGTCATCATGCTTCGCATTGGTATCTATCAAACTGCCAATTGGGGTTGGAATATGCTTGCTCGGGACTTCCCCTCAAAGCCTTGGTTTGTGTCCCACCAACTTCTTTCAGCACTAGAGTCACTCTTGATACCTCTCATTGCTCTGGTCTGGGGACAAACAACCACACTGCACAGGGAGCGAATTCAATCTCGAATCATTGTCATCAGTACCGTATGTGGAACAAGTCTTGGAGTACTGGTCGATTTTCTTTCCGGCTTCAAGGGAAACAATCCCATTTCTTGCACAATTCCTGTACTATGGATGGTTGCAGTGTGCTATGCAATCATACGGTATGGTCTTATGCAATTTACTCCAGCATATGTGAATCGGGAGCTTATCAAACATATGGAGAGAGCAGTCTTTATGATCGACGCAACCTGGAAGATTACCGATTGCAACGCAGCAGCACGTTCCCTGATTGGCCAGCCTGAAAATCTACGGCATACCATGCCGATGGAGAAAGTGTTTCTTGAAACCCAGGCAATCCAAAGGAAGGTGACCGCCTTACTTGCCACAGGAGAGCACAACTTCACACACACAGGATTTCTTCTTGCCTCAAAGGGGAAAACGGTCCCAGTAGTGACAAGCTTCTCGCTCATCAGTGACAGTTGGGGAGACAGAATAGGACTTCTCGGATTCTGCCTCCCCAAGTTTGACCTGAACGCTTTCATCTCACGCTACCATTTAAGTGAAAGACAGGCTGATATCTTGCAACATATTGTAAACGGAAGGACCCAGGTGCAGACAGCTGAAGCCTTGTTTATCAGTCTTGCTACCGTTAAGACCCATACAACCAGTCTCTACAACCGGCTGGGAATCTCGAGCCGGAGTGAGCTCTATGCCATGCTTAGGGGAGAGAGCCAGGAAGAGTAAGAAAAGGTTCCCTCTCCTCTTGCTCCCCAGAAAGGTATCCCCTTGGATTGTTCCAAGGGGAGGGTTACTACTGCACTTCAGGAACAACTGGTATTGCCGTCCCTCTGGTTGTGATGAAATCACCGGATACAGCGTACACACCCAGTACTTCCGTATCATCAGGATCGAGAGGGTCCTCTGGGATGACTGAGACTGCGGTTCCACTTACATTTCCCTTTACGTAGGATCCAAAGCTATCCCCATATTTGGTGAAGGTAATCGTGATGCCTTCGCCCACGGTCTCCCAAAGTTTTCCCCACTTCAACTCATCATCTACTCCATCAGGATTGTCGACCACTACTGGATTGTAGAAATTGCTGATTGCATCGAAGGTTCTTCTCAAACCGGATTCATCAACACTTCCTGCAGTGAAGAGAGCCCACTCATAGGGGTGGTCAAGCACGACATTTCCAGTGTCCACTTGCCAGACCCCCAGAGCTGCATACTTTCCCTCACTATCCATCGACCCATTGTATGGGAACATATTCATTTCCTCATCTAGATCAAAAGGCACGGAGGAAGCGAACATGAAGCTTCCAGGGAGGATTTCATCAGAACTCTTTTCCAACATCATCTCAAGATGTATTGGAATTGAATATTCGGAGTACGATGCCAATGCTTCAAACCCTGAGTTCTCTGCAGGTCCATTTCCCAGCCCAAAGAACCAGGTATCATCAGGGTCACTCTTGTTGGTGAACCATAGATCGATGTATCCCCCAATTCCGAATACATCATCAAGGTAGAATGCTATAGATTCAGAGGAAATACCTCCCCCTTGTGAGGTTACTTTAACGGAGAGCGTATGCCACCCGAATGCAATCTCTTCACCATCAAGAAGGACATGCATTTCATCTGCCCCTGCTATCTCTATACCGTCAAGATACCACTGATAGGAGGCAGCATCAGCAGGGGCAGCGGTAAAAGATTGGATGCTTGATCGCTCAAGAATGAAATCTTGTGAAGTAATGCTTACCGCAAAAGGATTGCGTAGGTTGTTGATGATTGCCAGGGAGATTTCAAATGGCGATACAGGGATTATTTCAGAGGCTGAACTGGTATGCCCACTGAGAATCCTTACTTCATGGAAATTACCTGCAAATGGGGTCTCCCCATCCTTCAGGATGTAGGAGAAGTCATAGTAGCCGCTCTCCAGGTCTTCCACGGTGATTGTGGCAGTGGAACCGGATATGACAATGCAAGACCCGTCCACTGCAGTTTGTGTAGATCCTGTTTCATGGGTCAGGAATGCCTCAACCCCAGGATTTCCAATAAGGTTGCCACTCCAATCAAGGGAGAAGGAGAAATCTCCAGTTCCCCTCAGTGGTACAATGGTCACGGTAGTGTTCGTACTCGTGCCACCGCTAATGGTCACAGTGCTGGAACCTTCACCTATGATGAGTGGGGGAGTGTCAGCATTCAGAGCCTCAACGCTTATGGTCCAATCCCCAACACGGATCCCGCTAAAGGTATGGGTAGTTGCTGTAATATCAACAGGATCTATGGTCTCACTTGATCCTGAACGATATCCGCTGAGCCGATACGCTGCCACTTCCATCGCTATATCAGGTGCAATGGTCCTGAGGCTTGGATCATTGTGCATGATAACTTTCAGCGAGCCTGTTTCTGGCACTTCGCCCACACCTAAGTCACACGCTATATAAATCATCATGGTCACTGCCAAAAGCGCCAATATTGAATAACCAACCTTTTTCATTGTTCTCCTCCTATGAAGAGCAATACATCTCATTGATGCGCAGAACACTGCGTTTTGATAGAAATCAATCATGCTAGAGATGGGCCTCCCTCTCCATCGATGATTTCACTCTAGGTTGTTTTATGCCTCAGCGCTTCATACCAAAGTATGATTCTTCGTATTTGCTGGAGTATTTGTTATAAAATTCTGGTGTTGGCGCTATCTACTCCTCACGCGATACAGGACACACCACAGGCAGCGTCCCAGTGGTTGGTGAATGAGCTATAGATCTTGAATATTGAATGAAAATATATGATACAAATCGTGTATTTACAACATGTTATGGTTATAGGTCCCGATTCCGCCCTTGCCGTGTTTCTTAATTGTATACATTGCAGAGTCAGCGTTCCTCAGCAATGCCTCCCCGTTATCTCCATCCTCAGGATAGATGGAGATGCCGATGGAAGCGTTTATACTACAGGTTAAGGTATCGATTGTTATGGGTTCTTGCAGGACGGAATGCACTCTTGCAGCGAATTGTTTTGCCTGATTAGTGTCTTTGATGTCCTGCATGATGATTGCAAATTCATCACCAGCCAATCTTGCCACGAAATCAGTTTCACGGACACCGTTCAGTAGTCGTCTACCCACGGTAACAAGCACCCCGTCACCAACTTCGTGGCCATAGGTGTCATTGATGATTTTGAAGGAGTCAAGGTCTATATAGAGGAGTGCACATTTTATTACGTTTGTTTTGGCTTCTAAAACGATTGTTTCCAATTTTGTAAAAAATATCCTTCTATTGGGTAAACCTGTAAGCGTGTCATAGTTGGCATAGATTTCCAATTCCGTAGCAACTTTTTGCAGTATTTCAGTCTCATTATGGATCTTCATATTCTCATTTTCCAAGTCGTACATGGCCAGGAATCTTTTGAAAGAGAAGAACACTGTGCCATAAGCGGACAAGGAGAGGGCAACCAAGAGGAGCATCGGCCATCGATTGGTAGCCAAGGTGTGCATGATATCGTCTGTGACAAAGAAGAAATAGGATAGATTCAGAAAGATGCAGATCATCAAGCCAGAGAAGACTGGCCAGTCGCTCACAACCGTTTGATAGGTTCTCAGGAAGTGTTTCTTGGACAAGGTAATAACGAATAGGTAGAGGAAAAACCGGAAGACGGTATTGGCATATTGTGGATAGGGGAACAGTCTACCAAGATGAAAGCTGAGGATGATGATCATCATCGCAATATTGATGGTGGTGAGAAAGGTGAAACTCCATTGCATGAAACTCATTTTGGTAAATGACTTGATAAGAAGGCCAACCACGATGAACATCAATACAGTAAATCGGGACAACCCTGTGAGGTCTCCCTTGAAGTAGAACCAAAGGGTGCTAGTCATATTGATGACAAACACAAAGATTGCAATGCTGATAATACGCTTACGGTCGAATCTGGACTTTGTAAGGGTCATTAATAACAGTACATACATAACCGATGAGACACTGCCTCGTAGTATGTTGCTGATCAGTTCAGTCATCGAGCATGCTCCTTAAAATGTTTCCAGCTGCCCAGACTTGCCTTACTGTTCGTAGAGATTGTCTTTTCTGTACAGAAATCCGACTTCTACAAGCAGGACATTTTCACTGTAAAGTCTACCATACATTGCTAAATTGGCCTATTGCTTTTATCTGTATGCGCATTGGATGAAGCCAGGAGCAGAACGTTGGATATTGGCAAACATCTAGAAAGTTGCGTTGCCTATCTGTTGATACCGAAAACAAGTTGCCTCATGGTCGTTGATGATACCCGCAGCTTGCAGGTGGGCATAGATGGTGATGGAACCAAGAAAGGTAAACCCCCGCTTCTTGAGGTCCTTGCTGATCATATCGGAGAGTTCATTCCTGGCAATAACGATACCCCCGTCTGCATGTCCTGGATATTCCATTGTCTTGTTCCCGGTAAACCCCCAGAGATATGATGAGAATGAACCGAATTCCTCCTGGATCAGTAGGAATGCTTTTGCATTGGTAATGATTGCCCGGATTTTTCTTGGGGAGTGGATCATTCCCTCCATTTTCATAATCTCATCGACGTGCTCATCGCCATAGCCAGCAACCTTGGAGACAACAAAATCCTCGAAGGCCGATCGGAGCACTTCTCGCCTTTTCAATACCGTGAGCCAGCTCAGTCCACACTGCATGACTTCCATGCTCAGATACTCAAACTGTCTATGGTCATCATGGAGTGGCACGCCCCACTCTTTGTCATGGTATTCTACCAAGAGAGGATTCTCACCTGTCCAGCTACATCGGTTCATACTATGTCCTTTTCTTAAGGTTAAATGTGACTACCGATGATTCTAGCACGGGAACATCCCTCATCGATGAAAAATTATCCCAACTTCCGTTTTTAGCTATCAGGAAAAGAGTTCTTGACGTACCTATTCTGAAGCCATCAAGATGAAACTGTAAATATGCATTGAGGAGGATGTATGAGTTTCCAAGGGATTCTGATCGGGGCAGCTGCATTTCTAATCATTGGGATATTTCATCCGATAGTCATCAAAGGGGAGTATTATTTTGGTAAAAGGGTATGGCCGGTCTTTTTGGTAGTCGGAATTCTGTTGGTTATCCTCTCTCTGTGGATTGAGAACGCCACTTTTTCGGCGATAGTCAGTATTACAGGGTTCTCCTCCCTATGGAGTATCCACGAGTTATTCGAGCAAGAAGAGCGGGTAGCAAAAGGTTGGTTTCCTCGTAATCCAAAGAGATAAACCAGCGATAGGCTCTGGTATTTCTAAGTATTTGAGGGTTCTCTTTTGACTGAGAATACCAGGTGTTGCATATCCAATCCGCGGTAGTGCTTTATGAAGCTACCTCTGGCAAGCATGCCGTTTCGGATAGCAACATTCATTGAAGCAACATTACAGTCGCGTATGATGGAGTAGACTTCACTGCTGTTCAGCGTGCTGAAGGCATACTCCTTGCATGCTCTTGCTGCTTCAATTGCATATCCTTTCCCCCAGTAGTTGCGATTGAACAGATACCCAACTTCCAGCACATCTGATGACCCTCCTATGGTTTGCCATGTCAGGCCAGCCTGGCCTATCATGGTACCAGTATCTTTCAGGATAACAGCCCATAGCCCAAAACCGTCAGTTTTATATCTGGCAAGATTCCTATCCAGCCAAGCCTGTGTTTCAGCAGGGCTGAGAGGAGTCTCATATGCGTACATGGTCTTCTCGTCTTGCAGGATTGCTGCAAGAGAGGGGTAGTCCTCCTGGGTCATCTCTCGTAGGAGTAATCGTTCTGTTTCAATCATCGTGTATCATTCCTTGTCTCAGTCGAGGGAGTAAGAAGAAACAATTTCTTCTCTGCCATCCATGACTTAGAGCAGTTTCTTGTTCCCCTTGGTGAGATTAACCACTGCAAAAATGGAAGTGCCAAGAATGAGCAGGAATGAGATGGCATTGATCACCGGGGTGGATCCATCACGTACTTGCATGTACATATTTATGGGCAGTGTTGCCTGTGAACCTACGAGGAATATGGTGGTGTTGAAGTTCTCAAAAGACATAAGGAAGGCCATGGCCGCTCCTCCAATAATTGAAGGCCTTAGGTACTTGAGGGTGATGAACCAGAGAACTTCTGCCTTGTTTGCTCCAAGGTTGTAGGCAGCTTCTTCCAGGGTGTGGTCAAATTTCTTCAATCGGGCAGAGACAACCAGCGCAACAATAGTAGAGATGAACGAGGATTGGCCGAGCACCACCAAAGGAAATCCAGGGCCAAGAAATGAAACATAGATGCCCAGGTGGTTCTCAATGAACAGCCCTATGGTGTTGGAGAACATCAGGATGGAGATACCGAGTATGACTCCAGGAATGACCAAGGGAGCTATCATGAGAAAGTAAAGCGCGTTCTTGAACCGGAAGTTTTCCTGTTCAAAGAGAAATGCCGCACAAGTTCCGAGGAATGTTGAAACGATCATGACTGCTATGGCTACCTTGAAAGAGGTGAATAGGCTTCTTAGGTTGGTTTGGTCGTGAAAGATGCCATATTTTTCCGGTCCATTGCCAAAAAACCAGTCAAGGGTGAATCCCTGCCAGGGAAGGGAAGGGTACATGGAGTCATTGAATGCAAGGATCATTGTCACCACCAGTGGTGCAAAGAGGAAAATAAAATAGAGGATGATGAAGAGGGTAAATCCTCCACGATATTTCTTTGAGGAAGGTAAGCTTCTGATCATTTTACCACCTCCTTCAGGTTTTGTTTGGTGAGCTTGAGAAGAACCCAAATGATCAGCGAAGAGAGGGCCAGGAGCAGGAACCCAAAGGCCGCTCCCTGGTTCCAGTTGAAATAGAGGATTATCTGGTTGTAAATCTGTTCGGTAAACCAGAGGGAGTTCTTGCCTCCCATCAGGTTAGGGGTCAGGTAGCTTCCCAGGACCAACATGAATACGATGATTCCTCCATTGACGAGCCCGGAAGCACAGTGGGGAATAATGATGGTTCTCCAGATGGATAGTTTCGATGCTCCCAGGTCATAGGCTGCCTCGATCAGTGAATTATCCAAGTCATCCATTACACCCAAAACAGGGACCACCATGAAGAGCATGCTGGTATATACCAAGCCCATGATCATGGTGATGTCATTGTAGAGCATCTCAACAGGCTCTTTGAACAAACCTATTGAAATAAGGAAATGATTGAGGATTCCGCTCTCCCTGAGGAGAATCATCCAGCCATAGACACGGATAAGTTCACTGACCCAGAAGGGGACCAGAATGAGGATCATCAATGCCCCGGTCATTCTCCCCTTTGCTATCTTCGAGATATAGAATGAGACCGGGAGGGAAATGACCATTACCAGGAAGGTAACAATGATTGAGTATCCTGCGGTACGTACGAAAGTGAGCCAGTAGATGGGCTCCTTGAAGAAAGCAAGATAGTTGTCCAAGGTGAATTTTCCTGTATTTGCCTTGGAGAAAGAGAGCCTCAGCAGCTCAAGGTGGGGGAGCACGATCAAGAGAAAGAGCCAGAGTACGACGGGCAGGAAAAAGAAGAGAAAACCCCATTTGATATGTTGTCTATTCTTCATCATATAACTTCCAATCACTGCGTTTAAAGCAGACAGTCTTATTCAGGTCCCAACCAACCTGTATGCGATCTTTTGAGCGGATATGGTCATATTCCCTTGTCTGGGGAAGTGCTATCACCAATTCCTCCTCAGTTCCCAAAGGCTTGACCAAAAGACGGCTATTTCCTCCATCAAAGAGGATTGAGGTAACTTCTACAGGAAGGCTTTGGAAGTTCTCCCTCCCTTCCCCTGGATTGATGATCACAGCCTCTGGGCGTATGAAGAGATCATATTCCTCATCATCAGTGGCGGTATCAAATCTCTGGGCCAGGCGGAAGTCATACCTATCAGCATATCGGGCTATGGTGTTGCCGCTTTGATCACTGTGAAGCTTTACCCGTAGTTTGTTGTTGTTTCCTACAAACTGGGCAACAAATGAGGATTTTGGTTCGTGGTAGAGTTGTTGGGGTGTTCCTATCTGTTCAAAATGTCCGTTGTTCATGACTGCAACCATATCACTCATTACCATGGCTTCACTCTGGTCATGGGTAATGTAAACAAAGGTTGTTCCAACCTGGGATTGCAGTGTCTTAAGTTCCACTTTCATATGTTCACGCAACTTGGCATCGAGAGCACCCAAGGGTTCATCAAGCAAGAGCACCGTTGGTTCCATGATCAGGCAGCGTGCAATGGCAATACGTTGTTTCTGTCCACCCGAGAGTTGGCTGATCTGTTTTTTTCCTGACTCCGGAAGACCGACCCGCTCCAGCAACTCCCGGACCTTCTTGTCTACACCAGGTCCTTTCTCCCCCCTTCGTCGCAGCCCGAATGCAATGTTCTCATGCACATTCATCATGGGAAAGAGTGCAAGATTCTGAAACACCAGGTTTACAGGCCGCTTGTTGGGGGCAACCCCATCCATGTTTTTCCCGTTGAAGAGGATGGTTCCCCCATCAGGCTTGTAAAACCCTGCAATCATTCGCAGGAGTGTTGTCTTTCCACAGCCCGACGGCCCTAGAATCGAAAAGAACTTTCCGTCCTCTACTTCGAATGAGACCTGGTCAACTGCAGTAAAATCACCAAATCGTTTGGTGATATTTTGTACTGAGAGTGCACTATCCATACTGTTGTTTACCTTGATGTGATGCCAATAGCTGTAGTGAAACAGCTATTGGCAATACGTTGATCATTTCTGCTAGCGAGCAGCCTTTACCTTGTCGAGGGTTTTTCCTTCCATCTCTTCAATTCCTGCTGGGACGGTCGGATACCAGTTGATGTTTGCCAGTACCTCAGGAGGTAGGCCACGGGTAAAGTTTGCCTTGATCTCGGGATCAAGATATTTTACAGCATCCTTGGAAGCTGTTCCATAGGTCTCTCGGTTGGTGAAGAACGCAGCATTCTCAGGTTCCAACATGAAGTTGATGTATGCATATGCTGCATCAAGGTTTTCACTCTTTGCCGGGATGGCGAAGGTGTCGACCCAAGCAAGTGCTCCACTGGTTGGTGCGATATAGTCAATGTTTGGGTTCTCAGCGTGAAGCTTCCATCCAGCCTGTTCCCATGCTGATGCTGCCCAAACCTCTTCAGAGCGGAGCGACTGCAACAGCTGGTCTCCGTTGTCCCAATAGGTTTTTACCGAAGGCTTGCCAGCGATGAGGACTTTCTCCATCTCATCAAGGAAGTCTTGATATGCCTCTGGGGCATTATACAGCTCGAATGGATCGTAGCCGAGAGAGAATCCCATACCAATAAGGGTAGGTCTCTTCAGGCGGTAGGATACTCTTCCTGCATACTTGGGATCGAGAAGATCCTTGAAATCCTTAACATCCGGTGCCAAGGCCTTGTTGACCACCAAGCCTTCAGTTCCATACACGTGTGGAACAGCGTAGGATTCTCCATCCACCAAGGTGTTTTTCTTCACTGCCTCAAGCAGGGAAGCATCAATCTGTTCGGTCTCGATCCTTGCATAGTCGATCGGCTGGTAGATGCCATACTGCTCAACGACAGAGGAGATGCGGTCCTGTGAGGGCTGGGCAAGGTCAAAACCACCGCCACGGGTTGCTCTGAGCTTGCTGATCATCTCTTCGTTGTTGCTGAGTGTCACCTCAACCTTGTAGCCGGTTTCCTCTGTGAACTTATCAAGCAGTTCCTGCGGGGCATACCCTGACCAGGTGATGATTCGTAGCACAGGATTTTTCGTCTCGGCTGATGCTTGGGCAAAAAGTACACTGCCCATAACCATAAGGACCATGAGAACAAGAATGACTTTTTTCATACAGAATTCCTCCTTCAGGAATGTAAGATGCCTTCTCCTAACTCTGATTACGTCTATCTCCTTTTGTAATCAGCACCTTATAGGTATCGTAGGTCTTGACAACTCCAAAGTCAATTCCAATCTAGGAAAGATAAATTTGTTATGTATGAAAGATGTGTTTTGATTTCATGAAAGAGTGCGGTTTAGTGAGTTTTCTGTAAATCTGATGTGAGGTTACAGGAAAAATATAATGGTGTAACCATGGAGCGTTTACTCGAGAATGCGAATATAGCAACGCCTTCGTTTGTGTTGTTCGGTCTTGAAGCTCTTCCACTGTGTTTGCACATTCTCGTTGTACTCCAACTCAGGGCCGGTCTCTGCGTAACGAACCCCGTTCGCAAGTGCTGTCTTGATACCTTCCTGGAGGATGATGGCATTCACCCCTCTTCCCATATATTCAGGTTTAACTGCGATAAGGTACATATCCAGCACTTCGTGCTTCTTGAGTGACCTGAGAATCCGGACAAAACCAAGCGGAAACAGACGCCCACGCGATTTCTGCATTGCCAGAGAGAGGGAAGGGACCATGATTCCAAACCCTATGACCTTCTCTGAGGCATCCACAACCACGTAGATGTATTCAAGACTTACCAGGCTTAGAAACTGTTTGATTGCTAGGTTGATCTGTCCATCGGTAAGCGGGCAGAATCCATAGAGCTCTGCAAATGCTTCATTATACATATGGAACATCTGGTGGGCGTAGGGCAGTACCTTTTTTTTGCTGGTAAAGGAGAGTAGGCGATATCCATGACGTTTTTGAGCGATTTCACTGATTCGCTCGATTCTTGGATCGATTTTTTCAGGTACAAAGACCTTGTATTCTACCCAGTCCACGTCTTTGGCAAAGCCAAGCTGTTGCAGGTGTTCATGGTAGTAAGGATGGTTATACAGGGTGATAAACATGCTCAGCTGGTCGTATCCTTCAACCAAGAGTCCTTGTTTGTCGAGGTCTGAGAAACCGATGGGGCCGATGATGGTATCCATTCCCTTTTCCTTGCCCCACGTGCAGACTCTTTCAAAAAGGAGTTTGCTGACTGCAATATCGTCAATTACGTCATAGCGGGTGAAGCGGATATACTTTTTCTGTTGGGCCATGTTCAGCTTATGGTTGATCAAGGCAGCAATACGCCCGACAACGATCCCATTTTCTTTTGCAAGGAAAGCTACAACATCAATATATTCGAATGCAGGGTTCTTCTTTGGGTTGAAGTTCCACTTCTCATCGATGATCAAGGTAGGTACATAGTAAGGGTTGTCTTTATAGAGTTGGTTTGGAAATGCAAAGAATTGGTTCCACTCACGTTTAGAGGAGACAGAATGGATCGTAATCATGTTGCCCTCCTCCTAGCATTTTTGGCTATTGTACTGCATTTTGGGTGGGGAGTAACTATAGTTGAGCGTAGTATTTTTACAATTTTCTAAAAAATGTATTTGTACTCTGTCCTTACCGTGAAAGATTTCTGCTTCAATCCCTGTTTGTCATACTGTAAAGGATGTCTCCTGAGGGTGTATGTTGTACTATGTCTATGAAGATTTCTACTATAAGGACAATGAGCATGAAAACACCCGTTACTGATACCTATGACAAGAACTTTCTCCTGGAGACGATGATGGGACCGAATGCGATGCGGATCACCGAAGAACTGGCAAGTTCGCTTCCTATTGCTCCAGGTATGCGTATTCTTGATCTCGGCTGTGGTATGGGAATCTCCTCCATTCTGCTTGCAGAGAAATATGACGCGACTGTTTTTGCCGCTGACCTGTGGATATCACCCACCGATAATGCCAAACGCTTTGCCGAACGTGGGCTTGATGCAAAGATATTTCCTTTCTTGGTGGATGCAACGAAAGAGATTCCCTTTGCTCATGAGTATTTCGATATGATCATCAGCGTGGATTCCTATCAGTACTTTGGCACAGATGAAAATATGCTTGCGAAACTTCTGCCCTTCGTGAAAAAGGATGGCTATATTGCGGTTGCCGTTCCTGGTTTCAATCAAGATTTCCCCGATGGGAAATTACCAAAGGAAGTGCAACCTTTCTGGACACCAGA is from uncultured Sphaerochaeta sp. and encodes:
- a CDS encoding ABC transporter permease, whose translation is MMKNRQHIKWGFLFFFLPVVLWLFLLIVLPHLELLRLSFSKANTGKFTLDNYLAFFKEPIYWLTFVRTAGYSIIVTFLVMVISLPVSFYISKIAKGRMTGALMILILVPFWVSELIRVYGWMILLRESGILNHFLISIGLFKEPVEMLYNDITMIMGLVYTSMLFMVVPVLGVMDDLDNSLIEAAYDLGASKLSIWRTIIIPHCASGLVNGGIIVFMLVLGSYLTPNLMGGKNSLWFTEQIYNQIILYFNWNQGAAFGFLLLALSSLIIWVLLKLTKQNLKEVVK
- a CDS encoding ABC transporter ATP-binding protein, whose product is MDSALSVQNITKRFGDFTAVDQVSFEVEDGKFFSILGPSGCGKTTLLRMIAGFYKPDGGTILFNGKNMDGVAPNKRPVNLVFQNLALFPMMNVHENIAFGLRRRGEKGPGVDKKVRELLERVGLPESGKKQISQLSGGQKQRIAIARCLIMEPTVLLLDEPLGALDAKLREHMKVELKTLQSQVGTTFVYITHDQSEAMVMSDMVAVMNNGHFEQIGTPQQLYHEPKSSFVAQFVGNNNKLRVKLHSDQSGNTIARYADRYDFRLAQRFDTATDDEEYDLFIRPEAVIINPGEGRENFQSLPVEVTSILFDGGNSRLLVKPLGTEEELVIALPQTREYDHIRSKDRIQVGWDLNKTVCFKRSDWKLYDEE
- a CDS encoding extracellular solute-binding protein, which produces MKKVILVLMVLMVMGSVLFAQASAETKNPVLRIITWSGYAPQELLDKFTEETGYKVEVTLSNNEEMISKLRATRGGGFDLAQPSQDRISSVVEQYGIYQPIDYARIETEQIDASLLEAVKKNTLVDGESYAVPHVYGTEGLVVNKALAPDVKDFKDLLDPKYAGRVSYRLKRPTLIGMGFSLGYDPFELYNAPEAYQDFLDEMEKVLIAGKPSVKTYWDNGDQLLQSLRSEEVWAASAWEQAGWKLHAENPNIDYIAPTSGALAWVDTFAIPAKSENLDAAYAYINFMLEPENAAFFTNRETYGTASKDAVKYLDPEIKANFTRGLPPEVLANINWYPTVPAGIEEMEGKTLDKVKAAR
- a CDS encoding GNAT family N-acetyltransferase, which codes for MITIHSVSSKREWNQFFAFPNQLYKDNPYYVPTLIIDEKWNFNPKKNPAFEYIDVVAFLAKENGIVVGRIAALINHKLNMAQQKKYIRFTRYDVIDDIAVSKLLFERVCTWGKEKGMDTIIGPIGFSDLDKQGLLVEGYDQLSMFITLYNHPYYHEHLQQLGFAKDVDWVEYKVFVPEKIDPRIERISEIAQKRHGYRLLSFTSKKKVLPYAHQMFHMYNEAFAELYGFCPLTDGQINLAIKQFLSLVSLEYIYVVVDASEKVIGFGIMVPSLSLAMQKSRGRLFPLGFVRILRSLKKHEVLDMYLIAVKPEYMGRGVNAIILQEGIKTALANGVRYAETGPELEYNENVQTQWKSFKTEQHKRRRCYIRILE
- a CDS encoding methyltransferase domain-containing protein produces the protein MSMKTPVTDTYDKNFLLETMMGPNAMRITEELASSLPIAPGMRILDLGCGMGISSILLAEKYDATVFAADLWISPTDNAKRFAERGLDAKIFPFLVDATKEIPFAHEYFDMIISVDSYQYFGTDENMLAKLLPFVKKDGYIAVAVPGFNQDFPDGKLPKEVQPFWTPEWYFYSLSWWKALWEKEPGIEITEFREMSSCKQAWDDWLQSPNPYAKEDLVMMEAGVGKYFNIIQMVGKKR